Proteins encoded within one genomic window of Kibdelosporangium phytohabitans:
- a CDS encoding NAD-binding protein, with protein sequence MVAVSEGFALAERLGLSHQALFDVAATSSGQCWSLTTNCPVPGSVPSSPANRGYQGGFAGALMLEDLRLAQAAAAAHGLGTTLGKAAEQTDEQFVAEGGGKLDFSGVFTAIRKDTP encoded by the coding sequence GGTCGCGGTGAGTGAGGGCTTCGCGCTCGCCGAACGCCTCGGCCTGAGCCACCAGGCGCTCTTCGACGTCGCGGCCACGTCGTCGGGCCAGTGCTGGTCGCTGACGACCAACTGCCCGGTCCCCGGCTCCGTGCCGTCGAGCCCGGCCAACCGCGGCTACCAGGGCGGATTCGCCGGTGCGCTGATGCTCGAGGACCTGCGCCTGGCCCAGGCCGCAGCCGCCGCGCACGGGCTCGGCACGACACTGGGCAAGGCCGCCGAACAGACCGATGAGCAGTTCGTCGCCGAAGGCGGCGGAAAACTGGACTTCTCGGGCGTTTTCACCGCAATCCGGAAGGACACCCCGTGA